In Mangrovivirga cuniculi, the following proteins share a genomic window:
- the purE gene encoding 5-(carboxyamino)imidazole ribonucleotide mutase, which yields MSQVGIIMGSKSDLPVMKEAAEILEELGVSFEIDIVSAHRTPEKMVDYATTARKRGLKAIIAGAGGAAHLPGMVASMTSLPVIGVPVKSRNSIDGWDSVLSILQMPGGIPVATVALDGAKNAGILAASIVSTFDDEVAANLDKYKASLKEKVLNTADELKQSGYKNI from the coding sequence ATGAGTCAGGTAGGAATAATAATGGGCAGCAAATCAGATCTTCCTGTTATGAAGGAAGCTGCTGAAATTTTAGAAGAGTTAGGAGTAAGTTTTGAGATCGATATTGTTTCTGCTCACAGAACTCCTGAAAAAATGGTTGATTATGCTACTACTGCTCGAAAACGCGGACTAAAAGCTATAATCGCAGGAGCAGGTGGTGCAGCTCATTTACCAGGTATGGTAGCCTCGATGACCTCTCTTCCTGTTATCGGTGTTCCGGTAAAATCCAGAAATTCAATTGACGGATGGGATTCGGTATTATCTATTTTACAAATGCCTGGTGGAATTCCTGTTGCTACAGTCGCTTTAGATGGAGCCAAAAATGCCGGAATTCTTGCTGCAAGTATTGTAAGTACCTTTGATGATGAAGTTGCTGCTAATCTCGATAAATATAAAGCGAGCCTGAAAGAAAAGGTATTGAATACGGCTGATGAGTTAAAACAATCGGGTTATAAAAACATTTAA
- a CDS encoding TerC family protein, which yields MFQEVDYTLVGIFSVVIIGFLVIDLGVLNKSSHKISTKSALYQTIFWVIISLIFGVLIYFEYSTEQYSSKENFFLYLTAYLLEKALSLDNIFVILLILRYFKVKEKHYHRILFWGILGALIFRGVFIFVGAALVERFHWILYIFGIFLIYSGVKLLFENEDDEINPEKNPIIKFTRKHLKITKGNYGGKFYIIRNGALFFTPLFLVLILIETTDLIFAVDSIPAAFAITTDEFLIYTSNIFAVLGLRAMFFLLAGILDKFYLLQKGLSLILVFIGVKMLLTWFEEPGEEPLIEPVVSFIIIIGTMLLSVVMSVILPKKLANKS from the coding sequence ATTATTGGGTTTTTAGTAATTGACCTGGGTGTTCTAAACAAGTCATCCCACAAAATAAGTACTAAAAGTGCGCTGTATCAGACTATTTTCTGGGTTATAATATCCCTTATTTTTGGTGTGCTCATATATTTTGAATACAGTACTGAACAATATTCCTCCAAAGAGAATTTCTTCCTTTATTTAACAGCTTATCTTCTCGAAAAGGCCTTGAGCCTTGACAACATTTTTGTTATTCTTTTAATTTTAAGATATTTCAAGGTAAAAGAGAAACATTACCACAGGATCCTGTTCTGGGGTATTCTCGGTGCTTTAATATTTAGAGGTGTATTTATATTTGTAGGTGCAGCCCTTGTTGAGAGGTTCCACTGGATATTATATATTTTTGGGATATTCCTTATTTATTCCGGGGTTAAACTCCTCTTCGAAAACGAGGATGACGAGATTAACCCTGAGAAGAATCCGATAATTAAGTTTACCAGAAAGCACCTTAAAATTACTAAAGGTAATTATGGAGGTAAATTTTATATTATAAGAAATGGAGCATTATTCTTTACTCCTTTATTTCTGGTTTTAATACTTATTGAAACAACAGACCTGATTTTTGCTGTAGATTCTATACCTGCAGCTTTTGCAATTACTACTGATGAGTTTCTTATTTATACCTCGAACATTTTTGCCGTTCTAGGCTTAAGAGCGATGTTTTTCCTCCTGGCGGGTATTCTGGATAAATTCTATCTTTTACAAAAAGGTCTTTCTTTGATTTTGGTATTTATTGGAGTTAAGATGCTACTGACATGGTTTGAAGAGCCCGGAGAAGAACCACTAATAGAGCCGGTAGTTAGTTTTATCATTATTATTGGAACGATGCTCTTATCAGTTGTAATGTCTGTTATTCTTCCAAAGAAATTAGCTAATAAATCCTAA